One Gadus chalcogrammus isolate NIFS_2021 chromosome 22, NIFS_Gcha_1.0, whole genome shotgun sequence genomic window carries:
- the tomm7 gene encoding mitochondrial import receptor subunit TOM7 homolog — MAKLSKETKQRLQQVFQCGQFVIRWGFIPTVLYLGFQRGADPGMPEPTILSLLWG; from the exons ATGGCTAAACTGAGTAAAGAGACCAAGCAGCGGCTGCAGCAGGTCTTCCAATGCGGCCAGTTCGTCATCCGATGGGGCTTCATTCCTACGGTGCTCTACCTAG gcTTCCAGCGTGGAGCGGATCCCGGAATGCCTGAACCCACAATTCTGAG TTTGCTATGGGGCTGA